One genomic segment of Clostridium saccharoperbutylacetonicum N1-4(HMT) includes these proteins:
- the fusA gene encoding elongation factor G, with protein MARKYPLDKFRNFGIMAHIDAGKTTTTERILFYTGVSHKIGEVHDGEATMDWMVQEQERGITITSAATSCFWKEHELNIIDTPGHVDFTVEVERSLRVLDGAVTVLDAKSGVEPQTETVWRQADKYGVPRMIYVNKMDATGADFFRCIQTVKDRLKANAVPIQIPIGSEQGFKGMVDLIKNVAFIFYDDLGKDMREEEIPAEYVEQAEEYRSAMIEAIAETDEELMEKYLEGEELTIEELKNALRKATIANEIYPCICGSSYKNKGVQEMIDGVVDYLPSPLDVPAIKGTTLDGEEDHRNSSDSEPLSALAFKIATDPFVGKLAFTRIYSGVMQSGSYVLNSTKGKKERIGRLVKMHSNSRSEVESLEAGEIGAVIGLKNTTTGDTLCAENSPIILEAMEFPEPVINVAIEPKTKDAQEKMGMALAKLAEEDPTFKTWTDTETGQTIIAGMGELHLEIIVDRLQREFKVECNVGAPQVAYKETIRSAVKAEAKYAKQSGGKGQYGHAVIEMEPTEGEYVFENAVVGGAIPKEYIPAIDNGIREAALNGIIAGYNVINFKVKLVHGSYHEVDSSEMAFKIAGSMAFKNAMAKASPVLLEPMMKVEVTVPEEYMGDVIGDINSRRGRMEGMEAVNGAQVIRAFVPLSEMFGYATSLRSRTQGRGVYSMVFDHYEEVPKNIQEQIAGSRSK; from the coding sequence ATGGCTAGAAAATATCCTTTAGATAAGTTTCGTAACTTTGGTATAATGGCTCATATTGATGCAGGTAAGACAACTACTACTGAACGTATATTGTTCTATACAGGAGTGAGTCATAAAATAGGAGAAGTTCATGATGGTGAAGCTACAATGGACTGGATGGTTCAAGAACAAGAAAGAGGTATAACAATTACTTCTGCAGCAACTTCATGTTTCTGGAAAGAACATGAACTTAATATTATAGATACTCCTGGTCACGTAGACTTTACTGTTGAAGTTGAAAGATCATTAAGAGTACTTGATGGAGCTGTTACAGTTCTTGATGCAAAGAGTGGTGTTGAACCACAAACTGAAACTGTTTGGAGACAGGCAGATAAGTATGGTGTACCAAGAATGATATATGTAAATAAAATGGATGCAACAGGTGCTGACTTCTTTAGATGTATTCAAACAGTTAAAGATAGATTGAAAGCAAATGCAGTACCAATTCAAATTCCAATAGGTAGTGAGCAAGGTTTCAAGGGAATGGTTGACCTTATAAAAAATGTTGCTTTTATATTTTATGATGATCTTGGAAAAGATATGAGAGAAGAAGAAATTCCAGCTGAATATGTTGAGCAAGCTGAAGAATATAGAAGTGCAATGATAGAAGCTATTGCTGAAACAGATGAAGAATTAATGGAAAAATATTTAGAAGGTGAAGAGCTTACAATTGAAGAGTTAAAAAATGCTTTAAGAAAAGCTACAATTGCTAACGAAATATATCCTTGTATTTGTGGTTCTTCATACAAAAACAAAGGTGTTCAAGAAATGATTGATGGAGTTGTAGATTACTTGCCATCACCATTAGATGTTCCAGCGATAAAAGGAACAACACTAGATGGAGAAGAAGATCATAGAAATTCTTCTGACTCTGAACCATTATCAGCTTTAGCATTCAAGATAGCTACTGATCCATTTGTTGGTAAATTAGCGTTCACAAGAATATATTCAGGTGTAATGCAAAGTGGTTCATATGTTCTTAACTCAACAAAAGGCAAGAAGGAAAGAATTGGTAGACTTGTTAAGATGCATTCAAATTCAAGATCTGAAGTTGAATCATTAGAAGCAGGGGAAATTGGTGCAGTAATTGGATTAAAGAACACTACAACAGGTGATACTTTGTGTGCAGAAAATAGTCCAATAATTCTTGAAGCTATGGAATTCCCAGAACCAGTTATAAATGTAGCTATTGAGCCAAAAACAAAAGATGCTCAAGAAAAGATGGGGATGGCATTAGCTAAGTTAGCAGAAGAAGATCCAACTTTTAAGACTTGGACTGACACAGAAACAGGTCAAACAATTATTGCAGGTATGGGAGAACTTCACTTAGAAATTATCGTTGATAGACTTCAAAGAGAATTTAAGGTTGAATGTAATGTTGGTGCTCCTCAAGTTGCATATAAAGAAACAATTAGAAGTGCTGTTAAAGCTGAAGCGAAATACGCTAAACAATCAGGTGGTAAGGGACAATACGGTCATGCTGTAATTGAAATGGAACCAACTGAAGGTGAATATGTATTTGAAAATGCAGTTGTTGGTGGTGCTATTCCTAAGGAATATATTCCAGCTATTGACAATGGTATTAGAGAAGCAGCTTTAAATGGTATTATTGCTGGATATAACGTTATTAACTTCAAAGTTAAGTTAGTACATGGTTCATACCATGAAGTTGACTCATCTGAAATGGCATTTAAGATTGCAGGATCTATGGCATTTAAGAATGCTATGGCGAAAGCAAGTCCAGTACTTCTTGAACCAATGATGAAAGTTGAAGTAACAGTTCCAGAAGAATATATGGGAGATGTTATTGGAGACATCAATTCAAGAAGAGGTAGAATGGAAGGAATGGAAGCTGTTAATGGAGCTCAAGTTATTAGAGCATTTGTTCCATTATCAGAAATGTTCGGTTATGCTACTTCATTAAGATCTAGAA